Genomic segment of Parageobacillus genomosp. 1:
CGGTTCCGGCAAAAAAGAGCGCATTATTCATGCGGTGCGCGCGCTTACGCTGCCGCTTCGCCGCGAACAATGGTTTGAAATTTTGCAAAGCTCAATGGGTCATGAAGTGCCATAATCCGCAACGAACAACAAGGAGAAGTCTGCAATGAAAGTGATTATTGCCGAAAAACCAGATCAAGGCGCGACGCTCGCGTCCATTTTTAAAAACAAAAAACAACAAGGCTATATCGAAATTTTTCCGAATGAATTGTTTCCAAAAGGAGCGTATATGACGTGGGCGGTCGGGCATCTTTTTCAGCTCGTTCCGCCCGAACGGTATCGTCCGGAATGGAAACAATGGAAGCTCGAGACGCTGCCGATCATTCCGGAGCGTTTTCAATATGAGGTAGAAAAAGCGAAAGCAAAACAGTTTGCGATTGTGAAAGAATTGCTTCGCAAACCGGAAGTGACGGAAATTATCCATGCCGGTGACGCGGGAAGAGAAGGGGAGCTGATTGTCCGCAATATTATTCATATGAGTGGCGTGAAAAAGCCGATGAAGCGGCTTTGGCTTTCGTCGTTAACGCCGAAAGCAATTGAGGCCGGATTCCGGCAGCTGTTAGACGAAGCAGAAACAAGAAATTTATATGAAGAAGCGTACGCGCGCGCTTGTGCCGATTGGCTTGTCGGGATGAACGCTTCGCGCGTGTACAGCATTTTGCTAAAGCAAAAGGGAATGAATGACGTTTTTTCGGTAGGAAGGGTCCAAACACCAACGCTCGCGTTCATCGTGAAGCGGGAAAAAGAAATTGAACAGTTTCGTCCCGAACCGTTTTGGGAAGTGGTGGCGACGTTTTCCGTTGATGGTAGGCAGTACGAAGGGAAATGGACAAACGAAGAAGGAGAAACGCGGATCAAGGATGAGCAGCTGGCGCAAAAAATAGCCCAGTTTTGCCGAAACAAGCAGGCCGAAGTAAAAGAGGTTCAAACGGAAAGAAAAACGTTTCAGCCGCCGCTCTTATTCAATTTGTCCTCCTTGCAGGCAACGGCCAACAAGATGTACCAATTTTCCCCGAAAAAAACGCTCGATATTTTGCAGAAATTATATCAAAAAGGAATTGTGTCATATCCGCGTTCCGATTCGAACTATGTGACAAAAGGCGAGGCGGAAACATTCCCGGACATTTTGCAAAAATTGCGGGCGTTTTCGGAGTATCAGCCATTTTTTCCGCTGCCGAACGCGTCTATTTTACATAATAAACGTTATGTCAACGAAAAAAAGGTGACCGACCACTATGCGATCATCCCGACGGAGCAGGTGACCGATCCGGCGAAGTTATCGGCGGATGAGCGGAAAATTTACGATTTGGTCGTGCGCCGTCTCATTGCCGCGCATTATGAAGCGGCGGTGTTTGACTATACAACCGTCACAACGCTTGTCGATGGGCGCGCCCGCTTTATTTCAAAAGGCAAGCAGCAAATCCAGGAAGGATGGCGGAAAGTCATCAGCCAGCGCGAGGAGGACGAGGAAGCGATCCTCCCGGCGCTTCGGGAAGGAGAAAGCGGCAATGTGCTTGATGTCCGTGTCAAAGAAGGAAAGACCCAGCCACCGAAACGGTATACAGAAGGTCAGCTGATTACGCTGATGAAAACGGCGGGGAAATTTTTAGATAACGAAGAATTGGAAAAAGTGCTCGCCAAAACGGAAGGTCTCGGCACGGAAGCGACGCGCGCGGCGATCATTACGACGCTGAAAGAGCGTAACTATATTGAAGTAAAGAAAAACCAAGTGTATGCGACTGACAAAGCGAAAGTGTTAATCGAAGCGATTGGCGATAAAATTTTAGCATCTCCGGAAATGACGGCAAAATGGGAACAGCGCTTAAGCGAGATTGGCGAAGGCAGGGCGTCAGCGGCACAGTTTATGGAGCAAGTAAAAAGGCTGTCTGCAAAAATTATCCAAGACGCCGTTGAAATGTCGGGAACATGGAACTTCGCCGGGCTCGATACCGAATCCATTCAACGGGCAAAATCGAAAGCAACACTTGGAAAGCCTATTGGCTCCTGCAAGCTGTGCGGCGGCACGGTCATCGACAAAGGCGCGTTTTACGGCTGCGCCAATTATGCCAAGACGAAATGCTCGTTTACGATTTCGAAAAAAATTCTCGGCAAAACGATTTCGCAAGCGAATGTGAAAAAGCTTTTGCAGCATGGGAAAACGAACATGATTAAAGGATTTAAAAAAGGAGAAAAAACGTTTGATGCGGCGTTAGTGTGGGATGAAAAGGAGAAAAAAATAGTGTTTTCGTTTTCGAAAAAATAATCTCCTTCCTCATGTTGAGGGGGAGATTATTTTTCCATCACTAGAAAATGGCAATTAGGATATTTACGAATAAAGCCAAAAATTGTACGATTACACTTGTAAGGGAAATTTTTAAGGAAACAGTAATTATATTATGTAAACAAAAGAAGGGAGAACAATGGATAAACAAGAAGTAATCGACCTTCTCTCCAGTAAAATGAAGTTAATTCGCGTCGAAAAAGGATATACGCAAGATAAGATGGCGGAAGTGCTGGGGATTTCGAAAAAAACGCTCGTGCAAATTGAAAAAGGGCGGATACAGGCGAGCTGGACGCAAGTCGTCGCGCTATGCGCGCTATTCCGTGACAGCGAAATCATCGAATCGGTGCTTGGCGACAGCCCTCTTGAAGTGATTGAAACGATCGCCCATGAAGAAATCGATGTACCAAAAGGAAAGACGTTCGGCGGAAAAGTATGGTGGAGAGAAATTAAACGGATGGGTCCGTTTCGCCTCCAGCAAAACATTATTAGCAAACATTACCGCATTTTAGATGTGTATAATGACCGCTGGTACAGTTCTTTCGATAAGGAGGAAGCGTTAAAGCGGCTGGAGGAGCTCGCGAAGGGTGTCGAATTGTAACCAACTGCTCTTTGGCTGCGACTAATAAAGAAAAAGGGTGGTTCAATGAAACGATGCTGGTGGTGGCTGCTTGGTATTGCTGTCCTTTTTTGCCTGTATGGGGGAGCGCAGACGTATGCGTGTGACTGCGTTCCGCCTCGTTCTCCGTCGGAAGAGTTTACGAAAAGTGATGCGGTGTTTTCTGGGAAAGTCGTTCGTATTTATGAAACAACGCGGAAAGAACTGGAAATCGGAGAGCGGGTTTCGAAGCGAGCGGTCGTTTTTTCGGTCGATCGCACGTGGAAAGGGGTCAACGAAACACATGTTGTCGTGTACACCGGCTTCCACGAGGCAGATTGCGGGTATCCGTTTGAAGTCGGAAAAAAATATCTCGTCTATGCGTATGACGATACGGACTGGGTCACAGGAATTTGCTCGCTGACAAAACCGTTGTCGCACGCCAAGCCGGACATCGAAGCGTTTGGAAAAGGAAAGCCGCCGACGCAGCACGTGGCGGCAGAAGAGTTGAAGGAAGGTAGATGGAATCCATTCTTCCCTTATATGATCGTCATTTGTGTGATTGGTTTTGTCGCATTTCTCTATGTTGTCCAAAAACGTCTACAGAAATAAGGACATTCGAATGTGATTACTGCGATTCGATTGGAAAGTCGATATGAAAATGGACGCGCCCATTTTCATCGCGAATTTCGGCAGTTATTTGTTTACGTTCTGGATTAATTTTAATCACACCGAAGTTAAAAAATCCTCCCTCGGCATACAAGCGCTTCGGTCCAAATGTAGGGTCAAGCGCTGATGGCTGGCCCGTACCGGCTCCAATCGGTCCGCTTACCAGCTCACGATAATCGACGGTCCCGTTATGGTCAGGATCGTATTCGATGATATCCGCAAAATGCACATCGGCTGTGACAAAATAGACGTTCTTAATCTTGTTGTCCGTAATAAATGTAGAAAGTTTGGCAAATTCATGCTCATATCCAGTTTTGTCATTCGGGTCGATATGGTTGCCGTTTGCCCATCCATCACGTGCATGCGGTTTTCCCGTTGGAATCGAAATAGGAACGGAAGAAGCAATAAGCTTGACTTGAGCATCCGAGTTGGAAAGCTCCCGTTTTAACCATTCGAATTGCTCCTGACCGAGCATCGTTTTTTCATCGCTGTCCGGCTGGGTATTTGAATCACGGTAGCCGCGATTATTTAAGATAAACAAGTCGATCGTATTTCCCCATGAAAATTTATGATAAAGCTTGCCCGATGAACTCCGCTCTGCCAATATTGGCCAATAGTTGATGAACGCCCGAAATCCCGTCGAAGTGAGGGGTTCAAACGGTCCAGAAAAATCATTGGTGACCTCGTGATCATCCCAAATCGCATAAACGCTTGTTGATTGAAGCAGCTTGCGCAAGTTAGGATCTGTGCGGTTTTCCTTATATTTTGCCCAAAAGTCCTCGATGCTTTTCGACGGTGGCGTTGGAACCGCTGGGGTCGCATTATCCGCGTAAATCGTATCCCCGCTAAATAAGAAGAAATCTGGTTTTAATTCTGCCATTGCCGCAAAAGAACGAAACGGAGGAATATTCCCCTGGCCCCCTGTGTCACCTCCCCAGACGATTGTGAGGGGTTTTCTGTCATTGGACGTTGGTGCTGTTTTGAAACTTCCCGTTACTTGATAAGAGCCTGGAAGAGCCTGGACGCGGTAGTAATAAGTGGTGTTCGGTTTCAATCCTGTTACATTTACCTGTACGGTGAAATCATGTTTCGAAACCGCTTTGGCCTTTTTGATCATTTTGTGTTGAAAGGACGCATTCTCGGAAATTTCAAATTGTACGGTGGCAGGCTTGTTTGTCCGAGCCCATAATACGGCTGAAGTATCCGTTACTTCCCCGCTAGCTATTCCATGGGAAATATAAGGTTTTTTGTTCAATTCTACTAATTTATCGGGGTAGTCTGTAAACATGCCGTCCACACCTAGTGATAATTGTTCAATCATTTTGTCCTGTGTATTCACTGTATACGGGTGGACGACCATGTTGCGTTCGTGGGCTTCCTGCATCAATGTCGGGGTAATGAGAGAGTAATCCGGCCCAACTCCTTCTGCGTATTCGGCCGCTCGGTTAAAGACATCGTCAAGATTTTTGCCTTGAATCATTTTGGGGCTAAAAAGCTGGATAAGCGGAATGTCCTCAGGAACGATTTGCTGCAATTTTCTTAAGCTTGCTTCACTGAATGATTGGAAAATTACTTTCCCTTTTTCTAAATATCCGTTCTTTTTTAATATATCGACTAGTTTTTCTTCCATTCCTGGATACACATCCGGGTCTTTTGTTTCTATGTAAAGAGCTACTTTGTCGTCTTTCTTTTTGATTAAATCAATGACTTCTTGGAGGGTTGGAATTTTCTCTTTTTCATATTGTTTTTTCGCGTATTCAGGGTGTGTTTCGTTAAACCAAGAGCCAGCATCCAGCTGTTTGATTTCGGCAAGGGTAAAGTCTTTTACCTGCCAAGGAGCACGGTCGGGATACACATCTTCCACGTTCGTTGTTCTCGTTAATGTGGAATCATGAATGGCAACCAATTCTCCGTCTTTTGTCATATGCAAATCTAACTCTACATAATCCGCCTTCATCTGAATGGCTTTTTCATACGCCGCCAATGTATGTTCAGGCGCATAGCCGGAAGCGCCGCGGTGGGCGATGACTTCGACGTTTTCGACGATAGGCTGCAATGTAGACGGATGGCGGTTCTGTTTGGCAGCAATGGTTTCTGTCGAAAAATAAGGGGCCATTAATCCTAACGACATCGAAAGAGACAAACCGATTTTTGTTGATTTTTTCACTGATTCTTCACTCTCCCTTTCCAAGAATGGATTTCTTTCGACATGGTTATTGTAAAAAATAAGGGTAAAGTGAGTATGGAATTAAGTTTAAAAAACTGTAAAAATATAAAAAATTTAGATTGATGCAAAATCAAACGTTTTGATTACTTTGCGTGCTTTTTTATTTGGGAGAAGTTCGGATCATGTCCAAGAACAAAGGCAAAACAAGGTTGTTCCATTATTACGAAGGAAAAGCGGGCCCCATGTTGTAAAGGTCAAATTTGAATATTTTTTAAAGAACTTTCAGCTTTTCATCGATTCGATTAGTGCTTTGCGAATCATATCGAGATAAATATATTATTTGAAAAAATGATTCCGCCCATACCGAAACGAATAAAAAATCGGGAAGGAAATGCGTATAAAATTTAGATGTTTTCAGGTATAGAGACAAAAACTCCTGTATATAATACAAAATGTACAAATCATCTCGCCGCAAACCGTTTGGCGAGAACATGATGACTATCATTATTATAATTGGGCTATAGCCAAGTGGTAAGGCAACGGACTTTGACTCCGTGATGCGCTGGTTCGAATCCAGCTAGCCCAGTCTCTAACAGACAAGCAATGTCGCTTGTCTGTTTTTTTGTGCAAAAAAGCAGGAGTTTCGACAAAGATGTCAAATATAAGACGTAGCGAGGAGGGAATGATGGTGAAAACAGCAGATTTATGCGATGAATTTTTAAGTGAACTGCAAGTTTGCCAACTGCCAATGCAATCATACGGCGGCAAAAAAGAATTTTCCGGACCGATTGCGACCGTTGAGGTGTTTGAGGATAACGTGCTCGTCCGCGAGGCGTTAGAGACCGTTCCTGCGGGAACAGTGTTAGTGGTTGACGGAAAAGGTTCACGCAATTGCGCGCTGCTTGGCGATCGTTTGGCGCAAATTGCCTGCGATCGAGGGCTTGCGGGCGTGATTATCCATGGTTGCATTCGCGATTCCGCGGAGATTGCCAATATGCCGCTTGGGGTGATGGCGATTGGCACCTGCCCGGTGAAAAGCAAAAAAGAAGGGAAAGGAAAACGGGACGTTGTGCTCGATTTTGGCGGCGTGCGTTGGGAGCCAGGCGTCTATGTGTACGCTGATCAAGACGGGATTGTATTGGCGAAAACGGACTTATTGAAAAAAAGTGATTGACGATATTTAAAAATTTATACTACTATGAATAACAGAAATGTTCTATGAAAAATCGATATCATATGCCAAACAAATAAGGTGCCTTTTCTCATTAGAGAATCGGCTTAAAAGGGAAGTACGGTGAAAATCCGTCACGGTACCCGCCACTGTGATGGGGAGCTTTGTTACATCATGTCACTGAAGGGAACTTCGGGAAGGCGTAACAAAGCGATGATCCTAAGTCAGGAGACCTGCCTTATTTGTTCGGACGGATACCTACGGGATTATAGGTAGACGTGCGGGAGAATGGTATACTTTTGGGCTATATTTGTATGCATTTTTCTGCACCTCTGCGTATAGAGGTGCTTTTTATTTTGCCAAAAAGGAGAGATTGAACATGACAACATGGAACCTAATCGGAACGAAACATCATGTGCTGATTTGCAATGGAGGCAGCTGTATGCGTAAAGGGGGAGAGGAAGTAACGCTTGCCATCCGCGAAGAAATCGCACTGCTGGAGTTAGATGGCCTCGTACATACGACGCGGACGCGCTGCAATGGCCGCTGCCAAGATGCATGTGTAGTCATCGTTTACCCTGAAGGCGTATGGTACAACGGGATGACGCCGGAAAAAGGAAGGGAAGTTGTGCGAAGGCATTTACGGAACGGGGAATGGTTGGAAGAAACGATAACGTACCGTTATGAAGGGACGCAAGGATTGATGATGGCAAAGCAATCTACTGCCCCTCTAGGAATCTCGAAATTATGCAAAACAACGGGAGGAACGAGAGCATGAAAAAATGGAAATCCGTCCTTTTCCTTTTCGGTTTAGTTGTCTATTTTACTTTTTCTGAAAGTTCATCGGCATTTGCGATGCATATTATGGAAGGATTTTTACCTGTAAGATGGGTGATTTTTTGGTGGCTCATGTTTTTGCCATTTTTGATCATCGGTTTGCGTTCACTCATTCGGATTACACGTGAGCATCCGGAACTAAAGTTGCTCATTGCGCTGTCGGGGGCATTTACGTTTGTACTGTCCGCCTTAAAAATTCCATCCGTTACTGGAAGCAGCTCACATCCAACGGGGGTAGGGCTCGGCGCGGTGCTGTTTGGTCCATGGACGATGGTGGTGATGGGCAGCATCGTATTGCTGTTTCAAGCGTTATTGCTAGCACATG
This window contains:
- a CDS encoding DNA topoisomerase III, with the translated sequence MKVIIAEKPDQGATLASIFKNKKQQGYIEIFPNELFPKGAYMTWAVGHLFQLVPPERYRPEWKQWKLETLPIIPERFQYEVEKAKAKQFAIVKELLRKPEVTEIIHAGDAGREGELIVRNIIHMSGVKKPMKRLWLSSLTPKAIEAGFRQLLDEAETRNLYEEAYARACADWLVGMNASRVYSILLKQKGMNDVFSVGRVQTPTLAFIVKREKEIEQFRPEPFWEVVATFSVDGRQYEGKWTNEEGETRIKDEQLAQKIAQFCRNKQAEVKEVQTERKTFQPPLLFNLSSLQATANKMYQFSPKKTLDILQKLYQKGIVSYPRSDSNYVTKGEAETFPDILQKLRAFSEYQPFFPLPNASILHNKRYVNEKKVTDHYAIIPTEQVTDPAKLSADERKIYDLVVRRLIAAHYEAAVFDYTTVTTLVDGRARFISKGKQQIQEGWRKVISQREEDEEAILPALREGESGNVLDVRVKEGKTQPPKRYTEGQLITLMKTAGKFLDNEELEKVLAKTEGLGTEATRAAIITTLKERNYIEVKKNQVYATDKAKVLIEAIGDKILASPEMTAKWEQRLSEIGEGRASAAQFMEQVKRLSAKIIQDAVEMSGTWNFAGLDTESIQRAKSKATLGKPIGSCKLCGGTVIDKGAFYGCANYAKTKCSFTISKKILGKTISQANVKKLLQHGKTNMIKGFKKGEKTFDAALVWDEKEKKIVFSFSKK
- a CDS encoding helix-turn-helix transcriptional regulator; the protein is MDKQEVIDLLSSKMKLIRVEKGYTQDKMAEVLGISKKTLVQIEKGRIQASWTQVVALCALFRDSEIIESVLGDSPLEVIETIAHEEIDVPKGKTFGGKVWWREIKRMGPFRLQQNIISKHYRILDVYNDRWYSSFDKEEALKRLEELAKGVEL
- a CDS encoding glycerophosphodiester phosphodiesterase family protein — protein: MKKSTKIGLSLSMSLGLMAPYFSTETIAAKQNRHPSTLQPIVENVEVIAHRGASGYAPEHTLAAYEKAIQMKADYVELDLHMTKDGELVAIHDSTLTRTTNVEDVYPDRAPWQVKDFTLAEIKQLDAGSWFNETHPEYAKKQYEKEKIPTLQEVIDLIKKKDDKVALYIETKDPDVYPGMEEKLVDILKKNGYLEKGKVIFQSFSEASLRKLQQIVPEDIPLIQLFSPKMIQGKNLDDVFNRAAEYAEGVGPDYSLITPTLMQEAHERNMVVHPYTVNTQDKMIEQLSLGVDGMFTDYPDKLVELNKKPYISHGIASGEVTDTSAVLWARTNKPATVQFEISENASFQHKMIKKAKAVSKHDFTVQVNVTGLKPNTTYYYRVQALPGSYQVTGSFKTAPTSNDRKPLTIVWGGDTGGQGNIPPFRSFAAMAELKPDFFLFSGDTIYADNATPAVPTPPSKSIEDFWAKYKENRTDPNLRKLLQSTSVYAIWDDHEVTNDFSGPFEPLTSTGFRAFINYWPILAERSSSGKLYHKFSWGNTIDLFILNNRGYRDSNTQPDSDEKTMLGQEQFEWLKRELSNSDAQVKLIASSVPISIPTGKPHARDGWANGNHIDPNDKTGYEHEFAKLSTFITDNKIKNVYFVTADVHFADIIEYDPDHNGTVDYRELVSGPIGAGTGQPSALDPTFGPKRLYAEGGFFNFGVIKINPERKQITAEIRDENGRVHFHIDFPIESQ
- the rraA gene encoding ribonuclease E activity regulator RraA; the encoded protein is MKTADLCDEFLSELQVCQLPMQSYGGKKEFSGPIATVEVFEDNVLVREALETVPAGTVLVVDGKGSRNCALLGDRLAQIACDRGLAGVIIHGCIRDSAEIANMPLGVMAIGTCPVKSKKEGKGKRDVVLDFGGVRWEPGVYVYADQDGIVLAKTDLLKKSD
- a CDS encoding (2Fe-2S) ferredoxin domain-containing protein, translating into MTTWNLIGTKHHVLICNGGSCMRKGGEEVTLAIREEIALLELDGLVHTTRTRCNGRCQDACVVIVYPEGVWYNGMTPEKGREVVRRHLRNGEWLEETITYRYEGTQGLMMAKQSTAPLGISKLCKTTGGTRA
- a CDS encoding energy-coupling factor ABC transporter permease, which encodes MKKWKSVLFLFGLVVYFTFSESSSAFAMHIMEGFLPVRWVIFWWLMFLPFLIIGLRSLIRITREHPELKLLIALSGAFTFVLSALKIPSVTGSSSHPTGVGLGAVLFGPWTMVVMGSIVLLFQALLLAHGGLTTLGANAMSMAVVGPLVAYGIYRFGKKWNIPQRWTIFFAAFFSDLATYVVTSFQLALAFPDATGGIFASFAKFAGIFAVTQIPLAITEGLLTVVVWNFLTAYSSRELSQLERGV